The nucleotide sequence aaaagaaaaggaagatcagtAATGAAGCCAGGATTTTTATTAGGgggtaaaattttaaaaattaaatacacgaaTAAGTCAAGGGGATTCAATACATAGCATATctacttaaaaaataatttttacctATCTAAACAATATAATTTTCCGCCGAAGGATGTCAAAATGACACCCTTTGGAGCTATgtggcggagccacattgaaCTTGACAccccttcgccggaaaattacattatattgctaaataatattttttattttatgtatatttactatacgttgacTCCCCTTAACTTTTcgatatatttaattatttatattttgacacccttTGATGAAAATTCTGGTTCTGCCACTGAGGAAGATAGTGATTCTATGGGTGTAGAAACAGGAAGCTGCAGAGCTCAAATGGTTACTTGACATTCTGTAGAAATAAAAGTCAAGTTAACAGCCTTAAGACTGTTGTGTATCTTTTTTCTCTCTGATCTAGTTAATCTTAAATTGTTACCATGTCATTAATACTAGAGTATTTTAAGTGCAATCCAATCATATGGTTTTTGcttatttttccttttgtttaaaGGGGAATAAAAAGTGCTCCTTAGATCTGCAAGGTGGCACTACCTTGAATGTTTAATGCATCACATTGGTTAATAGTTGGTAAGCTTTGCAACTTCAAACAATTACCACTAGTCGTAGTTTGGAGGCGCAAATGTGATGCCCTTTTGAGAACCTTCTCCTTAGCATTGTGTTTCCAGGTCGAAAGATTCAAACCTCTACAACTTATGGCAATGCATACATAACTCTGAATCTCAAAGTCTGAGCTACCTATGTATGGATACAATATTGAGTTTCATATTCTGGCAGTGGTTACTGGTTAGGCACCTGAAAAATTTAATTTTAGCTTGAGATTGCTGATTGCAATATGATGTTGACTGCCAATGTCTATAATTTATCTTCTATTTATTTATTCCAAGTCCTTAACTGTTAAGTGGTTATTTATTTGTAAATCCTCACTTCAGGAAGACCACCAGTATAAATAGCGATTACGCATTGGTCATAAGCTAACTATACACTTTCCAAAGAAACAAAAGAAGTTCACAACTAAGGTGCTTGACCCCAATGGTGTGTCGTAGTGATCAATGAAGTGGGTTGAAAACCATGAGGTTTCAAGTTCAAATTTCAGCAGAGACAAAAAACAttaggtgatttcttcctatCTATTCAAGCCTTGGTGAACACTGAACAGAGTTACTTGACACCTGTtgttggtgggaggtagcaggtatccCTTGGAATTAGTCGAGATGCGCGCAAGCTGACCTGGACACCACGGTTATCACAAAATCTAAGGTGCTTGAAGGTTCAAGCTTGTTTGCTGCACCTTTTGTTAGCATTGTGTGATCCTATAGTTGCTGTACTCCATGTTTTTGTTTCTATTTTATATTGAATGCTACTCGTGTTCATTTTCTGATTCATTCAAATgtctttcctcatgccatctttGAATATTGATATTTCCCTATGATGGTTGGCTTCTTGTAGAGGAAATAATGGATGAGGCACCACCAAAGTCATTACGGCAAAAAATGTCAGCCTATTGGACAACGGCGTGTGAAATGTATTACAACAAACCAATTTCACACTGGATTCTTCTGTTTCTAGGTAGCATGGGGATGCTTGTCGCGTTCCCTGCTTCTAGCCTCTTGTCCCGTATATATTTTGCAAATGGTGGGAAGAGCAAGTGGATAATTTCATGGGTTTCAGTTGCAGGATGGCCTCTCATCGCGATAGTCCTAATTCCTTCGTACTTCTTTCTTGAAGTGTTCCCGACGCCACTTGACTTAAAACTAACTTTATCTTATGTTGTATTGGGATTCTTGAGTGCTGCTGATAACCTCATGTATGCATATGCCTATGCTTACCTGCCAGCATCAACTGCTGCTCTTTTGGCCTCGACTTCCCTGGTTTTTTCTGCACTATTTGGATATCTTCTCGTGAAAAACATTATCAATCTATCAATTATAAATTCTATTGTGATCATTACTGCTGCCATGACGATCATTGCTCTTGACTCTAGTTCAGACAGGTATGGCTATATCACCGACCATCAATACATTATAGGTTTTGTGTGGGATATACTGGGATCTGCACTCCATGGTCTAATATTTGCCTTGTCAGAGTTGGTTTTCGTGAAATTACTCAGTAAAAGATCGTTTCTTGTTGTTCTGGAGCAGCAACTCATGGTTTCCCTCTTTGCCTTTATATTTACAACAATCGGACTTGTTATAAGTAACGGTTTCCATGGGATGAAATCTGAGGCAACAACATTCGAGGGCGGAAAAAATGCATATTACTCGGTTATTGTTTGGGGAATAATCACTTTTCAGCTGGGAGTCTTGGGAGCCACTGCAGTTGTTTTCCTCTCCTCTACTGTTTTGGCCGGTGTCCTTAACGCGGTAAGAGTGCCGGTTACAAGCATTGCAGCTGTTATATTGTTGCATGATCCTATGAGCGGTTTCAAGATTCTGTCTTTGACTATTACATTCTGGGGATTTGGCTCTTACATTTACGGCAGCTATAGACCTGCCAAAAAGGATGCCCCGCAAACTATTTCTTAGTTTTTGTGGTTTTTCCCATTATTTCATCTTTCTCACCATTGATAGGATTGGAGATCACAAAGTGTATGTATATGTTTAACTGGCTAAATTATACAAAGTTGAAACTATATAGTAATATACATGCACAAGATGTATGTACTCTCTTGTGTAAAATGTTAAAGTTCTCTCTTTGTGCTATTGGTGTATTTGTCTCTCTTATCATGTCATAGGCTGAAGATGCTAGTTATGAGAAATTAATAATAGGAGggcttttcctcttcttttttttttttttttgagcgtTAGAAATTGAGCAGATGTGACAAGCCTTTGGTGGACGGAGTGATCGGGTACTTGTGTTGGTGAGGTAGCAGATAAATAATCGAATAGCCGAGGTACATGCAAGTTGCATAATCTTTGTTTGAACCAAGGTCCAATACAGAAAATATAATCATTGCAAAAGGCGTGCACTTTCTCAACGCATACTACTCCCTTTGGTCCACAATAAGTGGTTTTTTAGCcctttttttgtggtccaaaataagtgattttttcagatttcaagaatgaattaattattttttttctccattgctcttggagtaaatagtgttggagtatgtgttaggagtgtttatgtaaagagatagtaaaggttaatatggtcaatttcattaccaattaatattaaaaggtgaatttcttaatttGTGCGAAAACAGCCAAAAAATCACTCATTGTGGACTAGAGGGAGTATCTATTGTAAGGGGAAGAGTGTTCACTTTCTTATGGAATTTAGTATTCTCGTCATATTGTTGGTAAAGTTGAATCACTCATCATTTGACTGAAATAGCATATGGACTTTTGTAAACTCTTAAATACTCAACAAAGATCCTACTTAGgaacgaaaaaaaaaaaggaaaaggaatttAAAGAAAATTCCGTTGCCGGGACTTGAACCCGGGTCTCTCGGGTGAGAGCCGAGTATCCTAACCACCTAGACTACAACGGATTGCTGATAGTTGTCAGTGCTAAGTATTAGTtaacaagaataactcaaataattatttatttaaaccaTCCAGTTATTTCTCTAGCCGAAAAATTTCTTCAGGAACAATTCCCTACATGAATGTTATTTAAAAACCATAAGGCTTAAGGTTACCAGCTTGCAACAATAACAAAAAACTCAGTGAAATTCCACATGTGGGATCTCGGGAGAGTAATGTATATACCGTCCTTATCTCTACCTTGAGAaagtagagagattgtttccggtaaaccctcggctcaaaaaaaatacaaaagtaaaGCGAATAAAAAGGCTCGGAAAAGATAAAAGCAAGAAATAACAAGAAGTAGCAATACCAGCAAGGCAATCAGAAAATCAACGTGCAAGAATCAACAGGTAGTAACAGAAATCTGAGAACAAGAAATACAAGACTAGCACTAAATAGTGCGCTAGAACTGCTTGTACGAAGAAGGTGCTCGACTACCTGACCTTCTACcataattctcgacctccactctctaactcttcaattcaaagccaaaagatccgaaactagtcaaacattttgcaattcaatcaaaatatactccaatgcttataattaatcaatttatagaaattatcaactccgctcaaaaagtcaataaagtcaaccccgggGCCCGCGTGTCCGGATTTTGAAAAATtttaaagataaactttacccataacattacgaactcaaatatatgatttattcccaatttcatatccaatttcgtggtcaaattccaaaaataccaattctaggtctttcttaaaaatcccaaaattttcacaaatttttatgttaaaattccatgttcatgaaatataaccaaacgTTGCTTAGAAACACTTATCCCCAAGAGATGGATGAaatagctctccaaaatcgccccaaagtcGGCTCCAAGAGAGAAGGatgagatgaaatgagcaaaTCCCGTTTTTGGTAACTTATATTTTGCCCAGGCCTCCCTTCTACGCGATCGCCGAAATGACCTCGTGATCGCGGAGGCCAAACAGACCTTACCCATAAATTCCCTTACGCAAACGTGATAaagctttcgcgatcgcgaagctcaaCCAGGAAAGCCTATGCGAACACGTGTCAAACAAagtgaacgcgaaggcaaaaatccctagcctcagaaaataccctacgcgatcgcgtgagcccttccgcgatcgcgtaacaCAACTCCCCCAAACAGGCCTGCCTCCTCAACTCTCTGCGTTCGCGACTCATCTCACGCGAAGAAACACCTGCTCCAGCTACGCGGACGCTTTTCCTCTTACGCGATCAGGTTGAACAAAACCTCCACCAGcccagctaacccttcgcgatcgcatcCTTACTTCCGCGATCCTGATTCATACCAATCACACCAGAAACCAACAGTGGCAACCCAAGGAGAATtgatctgaaaccatcccgaaactcactcggggccccgcccgaccacaccaacaagtcccaataccttacccaaacttatccaaaggctcgaaataccacgaacaacatcaaaatcatgaatcgacgatcaacttccttctttcaactttcaaacttccaaacatcgacgaacgcgtccgaatcatatcaaaacattccggaatgacgctaaactttgcgtacaagtcataaatcacgatacgaacctatttcaatgctcgaaatcccaaacggacatcgataacaccaaagtccacttcaaaccaaacataaaaaattcttaaactttcaaaatgccaacatTCCACAATAAGCACCGAAATACTCCAgggcgacccgatactcaacccaaacatacgcccaagtccgaaatcatcatacgaacctattagaaccttcaaatacctattccgaagtcgtttacttaaaagtcaaaccttagttaattattccaacttaaagcttccgaaattagaattgtccatccgaatcaactctgaacttcccgaaattcaacccCAACcgcacgtacaagtcataatacctgaagtgaaactactcaaggcctcaaactgctgatcaacgcgctagagctcaaaacgaccggtcggatcgttacacttgAATGGCAGGGTATCCACAGACACAGTGGCGGACCCAAGTGGTGGctagcgggttcaactgaacccgcttcacaaaaaaataatactgtgtatatgtataaattaggattaaagatgtttaaattttgcataaatattttatttgaacccacttgacaactactattttacgactaaatttatatacttttaagattgaacccgcttgtacaaaatcctgggtccgccactgCACGGACATGCAATGACATGAAACAATGAACAAGTTTGCACAGTTGCAAATGCAAAGGGAAAGAATGCTACCCCTAAAAGTTTGTGTATGGAAATAGATGGATTGAGAGATTAATGCTGGGTTAGACTCTTGTGTTCATATATTTGTGTGAATCACTAAGATTAGGGCCATATGTCCAATCTTGGTTAAACTATAATAGATTATTTTATGGCCTGTAACTACTTCATGtttttgataataaaagaaaattcttccaaaaaagaAATGGGGTTCTTCCtccaatagaaaagaaaaaatataaatataaattaaatccAACCTATGCATTTATGCGTGTTGTCTAATCCTATTTCTTTCTATTGCCCTTTCCTTTCATTTCGTATTAATGAAATTTGTGCTTAAAATCAAATCTTAATAAAAGATTTTAATTtactcaataaaatttatatatatttctattggatttgatctttttctttttaatggtggTGTTCGAGTTATAAATCTTATGCACATCTCAAGTATACACTGGCTGCCTCCATCAATAGTTGTATGGGGTAACTTTGCTCAGCAAAACGTAGGTAATATTTTAATGAAATTCAAGGTTAATTAAGGAGATATACTTTCTAGCAATTTCTCATTGTATAGcgatctcttttctttttttactattaaatagaatttcaaaaataatttcatataattcaaataactcaaagATGTCGTCATCAAATTGTTTCTTTCACTTGGTCCATATTTATTATGAAATTCTAGTTCACTCGTGTGCACAAACTCAGCcaattttctttttaagaaaGTGTAAAATTTGAAATATACACAAAGGGTATACATTGATAAAACCTAGTGAAATCGGGAATCTTCAATTTTTCGGGTCAAAAGCAAATCTTTATTGGGTAAAATCTCATGTGTTGCCTATCTGGACGCTCCTATTTAATATATCACcagttttttttcttcaaaaaatttaatTGACAGCCAGTGTAGGCAAACTTCAGATAAAAATGTCCATCCATCTCTTCCTCTTAATATCGAAAATTTGGAACTACTAAGCTTAACTTCGGACAAAATTGATTGCTTCAAAATTATCACGCGTATGTCTGAACTTCAGATTCAGATTCACTGTTTgaagttaatt is from Nicotiana tabacum cultivar K326 chromosome 18, ASM71507v2, whole genome shotgun sequence and encodes:
- the LOC107827169 gene encoding putative purine permease 5 isoform X1 produces the protein MQQSLLVSVPEEIMDEAPPKSLRQKMSAYWTTACEMYYNKPISHWILLFLGSMGMLVAFPASSLLSRIYFANGGKSKWIISWVSVAGWPLIAIVLIPSYFFLEVFPTPLDLKLTLSYVVLGFLSAADNLMYAYAYAYLPASTAALLASTSLVFSALFGYLLVKNIINLSIINSIVIITAAMTIIALDSSSDRYGYITDHQYIIGFVWDILGSALHGLIFALSELVFVKLLSKRSFLVVLEQQLMVSLFAFIFTTIGLVISNGFHGMKSEATTFEGGKNAYYSVIVWGIITFQLGVLGATAVVFLSSTVLAGVLNAVRVPVTSIAAVILLHDPMSGFKILSLTITFWGFGSYIYGSYRPAKKDAPQTIS
- the LOC107827169 gene encoding putative purine permease 5 isoform X2 — its product is MDEAPPKSLRQKMSAYWTTACEMYYNKPISHWILLFLGSMGMLVAFPASSLLSRIYFANGGKSKWIISWVSVAGWPLIAIVLIPSYFFLEVFPTPLDLKLTLSYVVLGFLSAADNLMYAYAYAYLPASTAALLASTSLVFSALFGYLLVKNIINLSIINSIVIITAAMTIIALDSSSDRYGYITDHQYIIGFVWDILGSALHGLIFALSELVFVKLLSKRSFLVVLEQQLMVSLFAFIFTTIGLVISNGFHGMKSEATTFEGGKNAYYSVIVWGIITFQLGVLGATAVVFLSSTVLAGVLNAVRVPVTSIAAVILLHDPMSGFKILSLTITFWGFGSYIYGSYRPAKKDAPQTIS